Proteins encoded together in one Candidatus Xianfuyuplasma coldseepsis window:
- the rnc gene encoding ribonuclease III, with protein MKQLQQFFDLSFNNPALLETALTHSSYANENNCESNERLEFIGDAVLDVMMGKYLYEKYPDYNEGNLTKLRAKNVCESALVEYAKACQLNEYLRLGKGEEKSGGRQRTALQADAFEALIGAVYMDKGLTECYKIFNHVVIPLVEEDRSDDFVDYKSYLQELVQSDKRTLEYRIVNEYGPSHDKTFVTRVYMDQILMGEGEGKTKKEAEQKAAEMALKKLAIRSIKF; from the coding sequence ATGAAACAACTGCAACAGTTCTTTGATTTATCCTTTAATAATCCAGCATTGCTTGAAACCGCATTAACTCATTCTAGTTATGCCAACGAAAACAATTGTGAAAGCAATGAACGACTGGAATTTATTGGCGATGCTGTACTGGATGTCATGATGGGGAAGTACCTCTATGAAAAGTATCCCGACTACAACGAAGGAAATTTAACCAAATTACGGGCAAAAAATGTTTGTGAAAGCGCGCTTGTTGAATACGCAAAAGCCTGTCAACTAAATGAATATTTACGTCTGGGGAAAGGCGAAGAAAAAAGTGGTGGTCGACAACGGACTGCCTTACAAGCTGATGCTTTTGAAGCTCTTATTGGAGCCGTTTATATGGATAAAGGACTTACCGAGTGTTACAAAATATTCAATCACGTTGTCATTCCTCTTGTCGAAGAAGATCGCAGTGACGACTTCGTTGACTACAAATCGTATTTACAGGAATTGGTCCAGTCGGATAAACGGACGTTGGAATACCGGATTGTCAATGAGTACGGGCCTTCCCATGATAAGACCTTTGTCACCCGGGTGTACATGGACCAGATTTTGATGGGGGAAGGCGAAGGAAAAACAAAAAAAGAAGCCGAGCAAAAAGCAGCTGAAATGGCGCTAAAAAAGCTTGCAATCAGGTCAATAAAATTCTAA
- a CDS encoding DnaD domain-containing protein — translation MDISNLKSMIRKNIVDFSELVLNNYQNIGLDEVDAIIIIKLNYLLNRNITFIHPQKLSNMLSISAQTTTKRINNLIDAGYITMELVKNDHGKETESFNLDNVIERIMKADFEDKMLHAKEDNVESRLVQLFESEFRKPLSVLDIQTITKWLNDDHYTYEEIKNALFEASKARKHSIKYVDGILLQQTAEEPQQKYNQTTLIKDLKKIWTE, via the coding sequence ATGGACATTAGTAACTTAAAATCAATGATACGTAAAAACATTGTCGACTTTTCAGAGTTGGTTTTAAACAACTATCAAAATATCGGACTTGATGAGGTCGATGCGATTATCATTATCAAATTGAATTATTTATTAAATCGCAATATCACCTTTATTCATCCGCAAAAATTATCCAACATGTTATCCATTTCCGCACAAACCACCACCAAGCGAATCAATAATTTAATTGACGCTGGATACATTACCATGGAGTTGGTGAAAAACGACCATGGGAAAGAAACCGAAAGTTTTAATTTGGACAACGTCATTGAACGAATTATGAAAGCAGATTTCGAAGATAAAATGCTGCATGCAAAAGAAGATAATGTGGAATCACGCTTGGTTCAGTTATTTGAATCCGAATTTCGCAAACCATTATCGGTACTGGACATTCAAACAATCACAAAGTGGTTGAATGATGATCACTATACATATGAAGAGATTAAAAACGCATTATTTGAAGCAAGTAAAGCCCGAAAACACAGTATTAAATATGTGGATGGAATTTTATTGCAACAAACCGCAGAAGAACCACAACAAAAATATAATCAAACAACACTGATTAAGGATCTAAAGAAGATATGGACCGAGTAA
- the nth gene encoding endonuclease III — protein sequence MDRVKTILHVLNEMFPNAQCELVHNNGFELLIAVMLSAQTTDKSVNLLTDSLFKKYHTPQDFLQVPLEELEQDLRRIGLYKNKAKNIQKMCQILLDQFDGEVPSSQVELETLPGVGRKTANVVLSVWFGVPRIAVDTHVERVSKRLKLAYLNDNVHQVEEKLMRKIPRDKWSDTHHKMIFFGRYHCTARNPKCDECPLQDLCRYPNINVRKNG from the coding sequence ATGGACCGAGTAAAAACGATTCTTCATGTGTTGAACGAAATGTTTCCAAATGCACAATGTGAACTGGTTCACAACAATGGGTTTGAACTATTAATCGCGGTTATGCTCAGTGCTCAAACAACCGATAAATCCGTAAATCTTCTTACGGATTCTCTTTTTAAGAAATACCATACACCACAAGACTTTTTACAGGTTCCACTTGAAGAATTGGAACAAGATTTACGCCGTATTGGACTGTATAAAAACAAGGCAAAAAATATTCAGAAAATGTGTCAAATCTTGTTGGATCAATTTGATGGGGAAGTACCGAGTTCACAGGTGGAACTAGAAACCCTACCGGGTGTCGGTCGTAAAACCGCAAACGTCGTCTTAAGTGTCTGGTTTGGGGTTCCGCGAATTGCCGTTGATACGCATGTAGAACGCGTCAGTAAACGACTGAAACTAGCCTATCTGAATGATAATGTTCACCAAGTTGAAGAAAAATTGATGCGTAAGATCCCTCGTGATAAATGGAGTGATACCCATCACAAAATGATTTTCTTTGGACGATATCATTGCACCGCGAGAAATCCAAAATGCGACGAGTGCCCATTACAAGACTTGTGTCGATATCCGAATATAAATGTACGTAAAAACGGTTAA
- a CDS encoding helix-turn-helix domain-containing protein has product MSIQSLKHRIHKRMELQKYKQDYSDIGSFIKRKRKELNITQDEVSNGICSISYLSKIENNQIVPSSFYIQEIMDKLDIDEAIYSVSLRDKQYVSEMIQAFFYRNESLLESLYDDIKDVEHNVVINLCKLGYTVYHHLEDTNQYVMMLEHVVNNMTEEEIRLYLLFSALFFIDREDYKSALEFVLLQETLPQENPMINGLFKDVSYQVKVRLRMTISAADDYRDAMNIYQAHNNIKRSLELTLQKAQANVKEHPQKTLKMIDTIPLELLRQQNQDWYYYLKALALYNLDKYQDATLSLKSIRENSTYYMRKMTLLLRICQIECDDEMTSQIIAMLHQYQPNKQELTCKIYYHYLVEESDSQKQYLRDVAIPFSIRVGDYDKLEEYTNALMEICIEHARYKEATQHYNKYQKELSKIQKILYQKTP; this is encoded by the coding sequence ATGAGTATACAAAGCTTAAAACATCGAATCCATAAACGCATGGAATTACAGAAATACAAACAGGATTATTCTGATATTGGGAGTTTCATCAAACGCAAACGGAAGGAGCTGAATATCACACAAGATGAAGTTTCAAATGGTATATGCAGCATCAGTTACTTGTCGAAAATCGAAAACAATCAAATAGTACCAAGTTCATTCTATATTCAAGAAATCATGGACAAGTTGGATATTGATGAAGCAATCTATTCCGTTAGTTTGCGGGATAAACAATATGTCAGCGAGATGATTCAAGCATTTTTCTATCGTAACGAATCACTATTAGAATCGCTGTATGATGATATCAAAGATGTGGAGCACAATGTTGTTATCAATCTATGTAAATTAGGATATACGGTATATCATCATCTCGAAGACACCAACCAATACGTGATGATGTTGGAACATGTTGTAAACAATATGACCGAAGAAGAAATCCGACTTTATTTGTTGTTTTCTGCTCTCTTTTTTATCGATCGTGAAGATTATAAGAGCGCATTGGAGTTTGTCCTTCTACAAGAGACGTTACCACAGGAAAATCCGATGATTAATGGGTTGTTTAAGGATGTTTCCTATCAAGTGAAAGTGCGATTACGAATGACGATTTCTGCTGCTGATGATTACCGTGATGCAATGAATATTTACCAAGCTCACAATAATATCAAGCGTTCATTAGAGTTAACACTACAAAAAGCCCAAGCTAATGTTAAGGAGCATCCTCAAAAAACATTGAAGATGATTGATACGATTCCATTGGAACTATTGCGACAACAGAATCAAGATTGGTATTACTACTTAAAGGCTTTGGCATTGTATAATCTTGATAAATACCAAGATGCAACCTTGTCGTTGAAGAGTATTCGAGAAAACTCCACATACTATATGCGAAAAATGACACTCCTACTACGCATTTGTCAAATCGAATGTGATGATGAGATGACATCTCAAATCATCGCCATGCTGCATCAATATCAACCAAATAAACAAGAACTTACTTGTAAAATATATTATCATTATCTAGTAGAAGAATCCGATTCTCAAAAACAGTATTTACGTGATGTGGCAATTCCGTTTTCGATTCGAGTTGGTGATTATGATAAACTCGAAGAGTATACCAATGCATTGATGGAGATTTGTATTGAGCATGCTCGGTATAAAGAGGCAACACAGCACTATAATAAGTATCAAAAAGAATTATCTAAAATTCAAAAAATCCTGTATCAAAAAACACCTTGA
- a CDS encoding P-loop NTPase yields the protein MYTKEQVRDHINQLVDPSCEKTLAETNGIKHLDIDEEKQSVTLIIGLDDDKDEYKRYMTRQLAKLIKLDLGFKGVKADYQLNKKDDSILSREVKYIGVASGKGGVGKSTVTANLAYALKRLGKKVGIIDADIYGSSIPTILDMDISQPKGTKDGKILPYNVDGIELISTEFFLQPDKPLMWRGPMLGKMLTHFFYDVIWSDDIEYVLVDLPPGTGDVALDITNFIPDCKMIIVTTPHPSASHIAVKAGFAATELKHELLGVVENMSYLDHKGDRLNIFGEGGGKIVADKLKTKVLQSIPIGQPQDHLSIFGMKEPIGIDYLGLANKIMKEL from the coding sequence ATGTATACAAAAGAACAAGTACGCGATCACATCAATCAATTAGTGGATCCATCTTGTGAAAAAACATTAGCAGAAACAAATGGTATTAAACATCTCGATATCGATGAAGAAAAACAATCCGTAACGTTAATTATCGGTTTGGATGATGATAAAGACGAGTACAAACGTTATATGACGCGTCAACTTGCAAAGTTAATCAAGTTAGATCTCGGCTTTAAAGGGGTAAAAGCAGATTATCAACTTAATAAAAAAGATGATAGTATCCTTTCTCGTGAAGTCAAATACATTGGTGTAGCATCCGGTAAGGGTGGCGTCGGAAAATCGACCGTTACGGCAAATCTTGCATACGCCTTAAAACGACTTGGTAAAAAAGTGGGAATTATTGATGCAGATATTTATGGAAGTAGCATTCCTACAATATTGGATATGGACATTTCCCAACCAAAAGGAACAAAGGATGGAAAAATCCTACCGTATAATGTCGATGGCATCGAATTGATTTCAACCGAATTTTTCTTACAGCCAGATAAACCACTTATGTGGCGTGGACCGATGCTTGGAAAAATGTTAACCCACTTCTTCTATGATGTAATTTGGAGTGATGACATTGAATACGTCTTAGTCGATCTTCCTCCTGGAACAGGTGATGTCGCACTCGATATCACAAACTTCATTCCGGACTGTAAAATGATCATCGTCACGACACCACATCCTAGTGCTTCTCATATTGCTGTAAAAGCAGGTTTTGCTGCTACAGAGTTGAAGCATGAACTACTTGGTGTTGTGGAAAACATGTCGTATCTAGATCACAAAGGAGATCGTTTAAACATCTTTGGTGAAGGCGGCGGTAAAATCGTTGCTGACAAATTAAAAACAAAAGTATTGCAATCTATTCCGATTGGACAACCACAAGATCATCTAAGTATTTTTGGAATGAAAGAACCGATTGGTATTGATTATCTTGGTTTAGCTAATAAAATCATGAAAGAACTATAA
- a CDS encoding nucleotidyltransferase: MKIVGIVVEYNPLHNGHLHHINEVKRQSKCDVLIAVMSGYFTQRGEPAIVDKFTRTKWALSNGIDLVVELPFVWSVQNANRFAFSSIAILDKLGVTDVYFGSESNDIEQLKQYGDVLQSDSYNQKLHTYLQEGYSYPTASDMAMSAVHPNSDYDKPNNILGIQYIIAGNELHSSITFHTIQRIKTGYFDHITEHTDIQSATAIRQLLRDQQDISMYVPQDVARTFDNHSIVTYDDFVPTLKSIVHRESAESLQQYAHVVEGLENRMKTIHTFDSIDSFIQQLISKRYPISKLQRMIAHILCNVTDSEITSFRPQYIRVLGMNTNGQGHLNAIKKDIDVPIYTKIKEGLHPYIDIELRVAKVYSIASKTALYTQEFKPVII; this comes from the coding sequence ATGAAAATTGTAGGTATTGTCGTGGAGTACAATCCACTTCACAATGGACATCTTCATCACATTAACGAAGTCAAACGACAAAGTAAATGTGATGTTTTGATTGCGGTTATGTCTGGGTATTTTACCCAACGGGGAGAACCAGCGATTGTAGATAAGTTCACTCGGACAAAGTGGGCACTTAGTAATGGCATTGATCTGGTTGTTGAACTACCATTTGTTTGGAGTGTACAAAATGCCAATCGATTTGCCTTTTCATCGATTGCAATATTGGATAAACTCGGTGTTACAGATGTGTATTTTGGTAGTGAATCTAATGATATTGAGCAATTAAAGCAATATGGTGATGTATTGCAAAGTGATTCATACAATCAGAAATTGCACACTTATCTCCAAGAAGGCTACTCCTATCCAACCGCAAGCGATATGGCGATGTCAGCCGTTCACCCTAACAGCGATTATGATAAACCTAATAATATTCTTGGTATTCAGTATATTATTGCAGGTAACGAACTACATTCTAGTATTACATTCCATACAATTCAACGAATAAAAACGGGCTATTTTGATCACATCACGGAACATACGGATATCCAGAGTGCGACTGCGATCCGTCAATTATTACGAGATCAGCAAGATATCTCGATGTATGTACCACAGGATGTTGCACGTACATTTGACAACCATTCGATCGTCACATACGATGATTTTGTACCAACATTGAAATCAATTGTTCATCGTGAAAGTGCTGAATCACTGCAGCAATACGCACATGTTGTTGAAGGATTAGAAAACCGTATGAAAACGATTCATACATTTGATAGTATTGATAGTTTCATTCAACAGTTGATCAGCAAGCGATATCCTATCTCCAAGTTGCAACGAATGATTGCTCATATTCTATGCAACGTGACCGATTCCGAGATTACATCGTTTCGTCCACAATACATTCGTGTGTTAGGAATGAACACGAATGGACAAGGTCATTTGAATGCAATCAAGAAAGATATTGATGTCCCGATTTATACAAAAATCAAAGAAGGATTGCATCCTTATATCGATATCGAATTACGTGTTGCAAAAGTCTATTCTATCGCGAGTAAAACTGCGTTGTATACACAGGAATTTAAACCCGTGATAATTTAG
- a CDS encoding YceD family protein: MKWTIHELMKHAKTDNQINTVVDLSQFIDGTDIISISDVKVQGEYEVFDQEEFVFYLEIECELILPCAITLKEVHYPMHIETEEVFTTFKDDDSHYIEGITIDLLPIIWSNILLEMPMRVISEGAYDEVTYENDEFEEEVTNVFADLKNYDK; this comes from the coding sequence ATGAAATGGACGATTCATGAACTTATGAAACATGCGAAAACAGATAATCAAATCAATACGGTTGTTGATTTGTCCCAGTTTATCGATGGAACCGATATTATCTCGATCTCAGATGTCAAAGTACAAGGAGAATATGAGGTCTTTGATCAAGAAGAATTTGTCTTTTATCTTGAAATTGAATGCGAGCTGATTCTTCCCTGCGCCATTACCCTAAAAGAGGTCCATTATCCGATGCATATTGAGACAGAAGAAGTCTTTACAACATTCAAAGACGATGATTCTCATTATATTGAGGGAATAACTATTGACTTATTGCCGATAATATGGTCTAATATATTATTGGAAATGCCAATGCGCGTTATAAGCGAAGGAGCTTATGATGAAGTGACCTATGAAAATGATGAATTTGAAGAGGAAGTAACCAACGTATTTGCAGACCTAAAAAATTACGACAAATAG
- the rpmF gene encoding 50S ribosomal protein L32 has protein sequence MAVPFRRTSKTAKRKRRTHYKLSVPGMVVCPNCGEMKLAHRVCKECGYYNGRVVVEAKEDEVVED, from the coding sequence GTGGCAGTACCATTTCGAAGAACTTCAAAAACTGCGAAACGCAAACGTCGTACACACTACAAACTAAGTGTTCCTGGTATGGTTGTATGTCCAAACTGTGGAGAAATGAAATTAGCACACCGTGTTTGTAAAGAATGTGGGTACTACAACGGTCGCGTAGTTGTTGAAGCGAAAGAAGACGAAGTAGTCGAAGACTAA
- the rsmH gene encoding 16S rRNA (cytosine(1402)-N(4))-methyltransferase RsmH has product MVEHISVLLQESLTYLNIKEDGIYVDCTLGGGGHSSAILSQLTTGHLYAFDQDQYAIDRATEKLQNISPNFTIIKSNFRHLASELEKLGVTAVDGILYDLGVSSFQFDLPDRGFSYNYDAPLDMRMNQQQNLTAETIVNTYDFHELMKILYRYADESYAKQIARQIEKDRQVQPIKTTFELVDVIKRALPQKRLNKKGHPAKKTFQALRIAVNDELRVFEESLEQAFPLLNVDGRIVVISFHSLEDRIAKTMFREQTTINIPKHIPITPDLEPDFELLHRKVILPSQMELEQNNRAHSAKLRAIKRVKK; this is encoded by the coding sequence ATGGTAGAACATATTTCAGTTTTATTACAAGAAAGCTTGACGTATTTGAATATTAAAGAAGATGGAATTTATGTAGACTGCACCCTCGGTGGTGGCGGTCATTCTTCAGCGATACTAAGCCAGTTAACGACAGGTCATCTGTATGCATTTGATCAAGATCAATATGCGATTGATCGAGCTACCGAAAAACTACAAAATATATCCCCAAACTTCACAATCATCAAGTCTAATTTTCGTCATCTTGCATCCGAACTTGAGAAACTTGGTGTCACTGCCGTTGATGGAATATTATATGACTTAGGAGTTTCGTCGTTTCAATTTGACTTACCAGATCGGGGATTCAGTTATAATTACGATGCACCACTCGATATGCGGATGAACCAACAGCAAAATCTTACTGCAGAAACCATCGTCAATACCTATGATTTTCATGAGTTGATGAAAATCTTGTATCGTTATGCAGACGAATCCTATGCGAAACAAATCGCGAGACAAATCGAAAAAGATCGACAAGTTCAACCAATTAAAACAACATTTGAACTGGTGGATGTCATCAAACGTGCATTGCCACAAAAACGACTAAACAAAAAAGGTCACCCAGCAAAGAAAACATTTCAAGCACTTCGTATTGCAGTGAATGATGAGTTGCGAGTGTTTGAAGAATCACTTGAGCAAGCATTTCCACTATTAAATGTGGATGGTCGAATCGTTGTCATCTCTTTCCATTCTTTAGAAGATCGAATTGCGAAAACGATGTTTCGCGAACAGACGACAATCAATATCCCCAAACATATTCCAATTACACCCGATCTTGAACCGGATTTCGAATTACTTCATCGGAAGGTAATTTTACCTTCACAAATGGAGTTAGAGCAAAACAATCGTGCTCACAGTGCCAAATTACGGGCAATAAAAAGAGTGAAAAAGTAA
- a CDS encoding RDD family protein: MDKEQLILEIKACQPSYGSLVLSRLIDFILLVVLIIIAYFISYPDGDLFNSSSYLLFVALNVLSLFIVFVLPILILKGQTIGEKIIGIKFYSLITFEVIGRERFMNLLGAAVATNLIHNDAYESLHDLINPMQTLRMKRLGYIYINMKLFQELLKNVPDMPKIINPDFGKTIEEINAEIEEYFNNIE, translated from the coding sequence ATGGACAAAGAGCAACTCATTTTAGAAATAAAGGCTTGTCAACCATCATATGGTAGTTTAGTACTTAGCCGCTTAATTGATTTTATACTTTTGGTAGTATTAATTATTATTGCATACTTTATTAGTTATCCAGATGGAGATCTTTTTAATTCAAGTTCTTATCTATTGTTTGTGGCTCTCAATGTCTTATCACTATTCATTGTGTTTGTGCTTCCAATTCTAATACTGAAGGGACAAACTATTGGTGAGAAAATTATTGGTATCAAGTTTTACAGTCTTATTACATTTGAAGTGATTGGGCGAGAGCGCTTTATGAATTTGCTTGGTGCTGCTGTTGCAACAAATTTGATACATAATGATGCATATGAATCACTGCATGATTTGATAAATCCAATGCAAACATTAAGAATGAAACGGCTTGGGTATATTTATATAAATATGAAGTTGTTTCAAGAACTTCTGAAAAACGTACCTGATATGCCAAAAATCATAAATCCTGATTTTGGAAAAACAATAGAAGAAATTAACGCAGAAATTGAAGAATATTTCAATAATATCGAATAA
- a CDS encoding OsmC family protein, with translation MANQVQVLFQANHDGQLQTENSETNISFKGNGFAPYEMFLGGYASCLHATFLGIATKKRLTFDTVHYDVYATKREEVPTLLNYVKTTITFTGVTEKKQQAIIKSLELAERYCSISAMINNIATMEFDYIFK, from the coding sequence ATGGCAAATCAAGTACAAGTTTTATTTCAAGCAAATCACGACGGACAATTACAAACGGAGAATAGTGAAACAAATATAAGTTTTAAAGGCAATGGCTTCGCGCCATACGAGATGTTTTTGGGGGGCTATGCATCTTGTTTACATGCAACCTTTCTTGGCATTGCAACAAAAAAACGTCTCACCTTTGACACCGTTCATTATGATGTCTATGCAACCAAGCGGGAAGAAGTTCCAACACTGTTAAATTATGTTAAAACGACAATCACTTTTACTGGAGTTACTGAAAAGAAACAACAAGCAATTATTAAATCACTCGAACTAGCAGAACGTTATTGTAGTATTAGTGCTATGATTAACAACATCGCAACCATGGAGTTCGATTACATATTCAAATAA
- a CDS encoding inorganic diphosphatase: MDKIYEAIIEIPMGTKNKYEIDKANNRIKLDRVLYSPMTYPAEYGYIENTLAEDGDPLDILVLASSKTFPGCVVDARIVGYLDMVDNGEPDQKIIGVMNSDPRFSHINEVEDIQEHTKREIRHFFHTYKDLQQNKVVEVKEFYDKIDALELIQECKVRYDKAKK, translated from the coding sequence ATGGACAAAATTTATGAAGCAATCATTGAAATCCCGATGGGAACAAAAAACAAATACGAGATTGATAAAGCCAATAACCGGATTAAGTTGGATCGGGTATTATATTCACCAATGACGTATCCCGCAGAATACGGATACATTGAAAACACATTAGCCGAAGATGGAGATCCGCTTGACATTTTAGTCTTAGCCTCTTCAAAGACATTCCCTGGCTGTGTCGTTGATGCCCGTATTGTTGGTTATCTTGATATGGTGGATAATGGCGAACCAGATCAAAAAATCATAGGTGTCATGAACTCCGATCCGCGTTTTAGCCATATTAATGAAGTGGAAGACATCCAAGAACATACGAAGCGAGAAATTCGTCACTTCTTCCACACATACAAAGATTTACAGCAAAACAAAGTTGTTGAAGTGAAGGAATTCTACGATAAAATTGATGCATTAGAGTTGATTCAAGAATGCAAAGTACGGTATGATAAAGCGAAAAAATAG
- the mgtE gene encoding magnesium transporter: MDNRYIEEIIELLRNGTTDEIRRGIMDYHPYEVSEALVEMSEAERAKFYSVFQGKDISAIMGYLDIEDLVLFFEEMKPRYIVNIIQDLDIDDAVDVMQALPEEDRAAYLKLMTQDNQSKIRSLLKYQEDTAGSIMTTEYIEIDMEDSVEQAMKKLIAQAVDAETISTLYVTDSKNVLVGTLSLREIILARKGQVIKDIMNARIISVPSTMDQEEVAAIFKDYDFTSLPVVDKLSRMLGIITIDDIVDVIDEEAVEDYSRLAAVSDVDIDSENETIWMSAKKRLPWLLVLSILGFATSTIIAQFETTLAAVPTIALFMPMILGMAGNTGTQALAVTVRGLNNNEFDSKNEIGRHLLRELGTGLLNGVIIGVILFAVTYGFLAISQNANAFSITQAVSLAIMVSLTVSTFAGALIPIVINSFKVDPAVASGPFVTMVVDILAISVYFTLATVLIINTL, from the coding sequence ATGGACAATCGATACATTGAAGAAATTATTGAGTTACTTCGAAATGGAACAACTGATGAGATTCGTCGTGGTATCATGGATTACCATCCCTATGAAGTAAGTGAAGCATTAGTCGAAATGAGTGAAGCGGAACGAGCGAAGTTTTACTCGGTGTTTCAAGGAAAAGACATCAGCGCGATTATGGGGTATCTAGATATTGAGGATTTGGTACTCTTTTTCGAAGAAATGAAACCGCGCTACATTGTCAATATTATTCAAGACCTGGATATTGATGATGCCGTTGATGTTATGCAAGCCTTACCTGAGGAAGATCGTGCTGCTTATTTGAAACTGATGACACAAGATAACCAGTCTAAAATCCGATCTCTTCTAAAGTATCAAGAAGATACCGCGGGATCGATCATGACTACGGAATATATCGAAATCGATATGGAAGACTCCGTGGAACAAGCAATGAAAAAACTGATCGCTCAAGCTGTCGATGCAGAGACAATTAGTACACTTTATGTAACGGATAGTAAAAATGTTTTAGTTGGAACACTATCCTTGCGTGAAATCATTCTTGCACGAAAAGGACAAGTCATAAAAGATATTATGAATGCACGGATTATCAGTGTACCATCGACGATGGACCAAGAGGAAGTTGCAGCCATATTTAAAGACTATGACTTTACATCTTTACCGGTTGTTGATAAACTATCGAGAATGTTAGGAATCATCACAATTGATGATATCGTTGATGTCATCGACGAAGAAGCAGTTGAAGACTATTCGCGTCTAGCAGCTGTTAGTGACGTTGATATCGATAGTGAAAATGAAACGATTTGGATGAGTGCTAAGAAGCGATTGCCTTGGTTACTTGTCTTAAGTATATTGGGTTTCGCTACATCAACCATCATTGCCCAGTTTGAAACTACGTTAGCTGCCGTACCGACAATAGCTTTATTTATGCCGATGATCTTGGGGATGGCTGGGAACACCGGAACGCAAGCTCTTGCTGTAACTGTACGAGGACTTAATAATAATGAGTTTGATTCAAAAAACGAAATTGGGCGTCATTTACTACGGGAACTCGGTACCGGTTTACTAAATGGTGTAATTATAGGTGTTATATTGTTTGCCGTGACCTATGGTTTCTTGGCGATTTCACAAAACGCCAATGCATTCTCCATAACACAAGCTGTTAGTTTAGCTATCATGGTGAGTCTCACAGTATCGACATTTGCTGGAGCGTTAATCCCAATTGTCATTAACTCATTTAAAGTTGATCCGGCTGTTGCTAGTGGACCATTTGTAACAATGGTTGTCGATATTCTCGCTATCAGTGTATATTTTACTCTCGCTACAGTTCTTATTATTAATACATTATAA
- a CDS encoding GNAT family N-acetyltransferase, which yields MKVIIANTQKELVEHFMIRGQVFIIEQEIDWAIEFDGLDHECVLFNAYIDDTIVGAARLYHNKVGRVATLKQYRKHGVGTALMDAIESYAKTKGINTLVLNAQLYIKDFYDHLGYIAEGDIFQEAEIDHIRMIKKLS from the coding sequence ATGAAGGTAATTATAGCAAACACTCAGAAGGAATTGGTTGAACACTTTATGATACGTGGGCAAGTATTCATCATTGAGCAAGAGATTGATTGGGCAATTGAATTTGATGGATTGGATCATGAATGTGTCTTATTTAATGCATATATTGATGACACCATTGTTGGGGCTGCACGGTTATATCATAACAAAGTAGGTCGCGTAGCAACGTTGAAACAATACCGGAAACACGGTGTTGGGACGGCATTGATGGATGCGATAGAGTCGTATGCTAAAACAAAGGGTATTAACACCCTAGTTTTAAATGCACAGTTATATATTAAAGATTTTTACGATCATCTTGGGTACATCGCTGAAGGCGATATTTTTCAGGAAGCCGAGATAGATCACATTAGAATGATTAAGAAATTGTCTTAG
- a CDS encoding HPr family phosphocarrier protein → MHRDFIITNEQGIHARPATNLVQKANQFKSTISLTFNGVTTDLKSIMGVLSLGVTRGSLVSIHITGEDELEAMQEITKLINTINM, encoded by the coding sequence ATGCATCGAGATTTTATCATTACAAATGAACAAGGTATTCATGCCCGACCCGCAACAAATCTTGTTCAAAAAGCCAATCAATTTAAATCAACTATTTCCCTTACCTTTAATGGGGTAACAACAGACTTGAAATCGATTATGGGAGTACTGAGCCTTGGTGTTACAAGAGGCTCATTAGTTAGTATCCATATTACGGGAGAAGACGAACTTGAAGCGATGCAAGAAATCACAAAACTTATAAACACAATTAATATGTAA